Proteins encoded within one genomic window of Paramisgurnus dabryanus chromosome 13, PD_genome_1.1, whole genome shotgun sequence:
- the LOC135727715 gene encoding uncharacterized protein encodes MKVLVVLALAVFTGCQANLFYADEPKPQLEQLTDAFWSYVAKATHTAEETVQMIRNSQLGQDVNARLTQSADMASEYAVTLKKHVDPLTEELMTKITKEAEVLRERLGQDLLTVRDKLEPYADNIKSQIQQRVEDLRTAMAPYADSLDSETLKATLLQKSEELRGSVEESVKELKAQLEPYTADIKDKVDQHLQEFQKTVNPMAEDLQAQIAERAKMVQQSLTPYAEDLKEKLDPYAQDLKAQLTSLYESFIKTN; translated from the exons ATGAAGGTTCTTGTGGTGCTCGCCCTTGCTGTATTTACAG GTTGCCAAGCCAACCTATTTTATGCTGATGAGCCCAAGCCACAGCTGGAGCAGCTGACTGATGCATTCTGGAGTTATGTTGCCAAAGCAACGCACACCGCTGAGGAGACCGTCCAGATGATCAGGAATTCCCAACTGGGGCAAGATGTCAA TGCTCGACTGACACAAAGTGCTGATATGGCCAGTGAATATGCCGTCACCCTCAAGAAACATGTGGATCCTCTGACTGAAGAGCTGATGACCAAAATCACCAAGGAGGCTGAAGTGTTGCGAGAGCGTCTGGGTCAGGACCTGTTGACAGTGAGAGACAAACTGGAGCCCTATGCCGACAACATCAAGAGCCAAATTCAGCAGAGAGTTGAGGATCTCAGGACCGCCATGGCTCCATACGCAGATTCCCTGGATTCTGAGACCCTGAAGGCCACTCTGCTCCAGAAAAGTGAGGAGCTGAGGGGGAGCGTGGAGGAGAGCGTGAAGGAGCTGAAGGCTCAGCTGGAGCCCTACACCGCTGATATCAAGGACAAAGTGGACCAACATCTGCAGGAGTTTCAGAAGACCGTGAACCCAATGGCTGAGGATCTCCAAGCCCAGATTGCTGAGAGAGCAAAGATGGTTCAACAGAGTCTGACACCCTATGCTGAAGACCTGAAGGAAAAGCTGGACCCCTATGCTCAGGATTTGAAGGCCCAGCTCACCTCCCTCTATGAGTCCTTTATCAAGACAAACTAA